The Bemisia tabaci chromosome 5, PGI_BMITA_v3 genome includes a window with the following:
- the LOC109034936 gene encoding uncharacterized protein, which translates to MRSWSFHVESVLKGSKIFTTLHDAVEIFLLLNCLLTVDAGDTLGTVEFEAGDQILIAVLPVLGLKYYPYHAYFAISKTELVDIAAVGLINGEVRPEIIKRDELPDYIKDISAKVIKPDPKKPRLKLSQSIELAKRMAGKLLPYHLLRCNCRHYADFLTYGRTYGSIGNPAYLPMNNRCPFNVKITEKTDVRDENFTLQDKKKRPYRLLNPRETLRRLFYRRKKRGMDSDSDSDSDSSFSSGPSFRSGSSFSSDSSFSSDSSFSSGSSIRSGSSLKSRFGSASQSDSA; encoded by the exons ATGCGGAGCTGGTCTTTTCACGTTGAAAGTGT GTTGAAAGGCAGTAAAATATTTACCACACTCCACGACGCTGTcgaaattttcctccttttgaATTGTTTGCTGACGGTCGATGCGGGTGACACACTGGGGACGGTTGAATTTGAGGCTGGAGATCAGATCCTTATAGCTGTTCTTCCAGTACTTGGGTTGAAGTACTATCCCTACCATGCTTATTTCGCCATCTCTAAAACGGAGCTCGTGGATATAGCTGCTGTCGGGCTGATTAACGG AGAGGTGCGGCCGGAGATAATAAAACGCGACGAATTGCCGGATTACATCAAAGACATCTCTGCAAAGGTGATAAAGCCTGACCCGAAGAAACCGCGCCTGAAACTGAGTCAGTCGATCGAGCTGGCCAAACGGATGGCTGGCAAGCTTCTACCTTACCACTTGCTCCGATGCAATTGCAGACATTACGCTGATTTCCTCACCTACGGCAGAACCTATGGCAGCATCGGCAATCCAGCCTACCTGCCCATGAACAACAGGTGTCCTTTCAATGTCAAGATAACGGAAAAAACCGACGTGAGAGACGAAAACTTCACGCTCCAGGACAAAAAAAAGCGACCATACCGATTGCTCAATCCTCGCGAAACCCTTCGGCGCTTATTTTACAGACGTAAAAAACGCGGCATGGATTCGGATTCAGACTCAGACTCAGACTCAAGCTTCAGTTCAGGACCAAGCTTCAGATCTGGCTCAAGTTTCAGTTCGGACTCAAGCTTTAGTTCAGACTCAAGTTTCAGCTCAGGATCAAGCATCAGATCTGGCTCAAGTTTAAAAtcacgctttggctcagccTCACAATCAGACTCTgcctag